CCGTAATCGGCGCCGCCCCGCCCCACCTCTTGCGCAAAGGACTCACCACCGCCGACACCAGCTCGCCGTCTTTCTCCGGCCGCAAGACCACCTGCACCGGCTCGAACTCGCCGCGCGCGGCGGAGACGCGCACTGGCTCCACTTTGCCCGGCGGCCTGGCCGGCAACGCGCGTTCCCGTCCGACCTTCCATCCGCTCTCGCACCACCACACCCCCAGGTCCTCCGTCTGCGCCAGCCAATGTCCGCCCCGAATGTCGTTAAGCACCCCATTCCCCTCCGCGCCCGCCAGCGGCGGCGCGAGGCAAATGACAATCAGCTCGATGAGAAGGAAAGCAACTAAACCAGTGTGGATTCGTTCCAATGCGCGGCGCATCCCGGCAGCATGAAGACAACTGCGCCCGCAATCAAGCATCCGGTGGCAGTCTCCGGGTGGCTGCGTTGCAGGCGCCGCATCGATAAGTGTGACTACGAGCGGAACGTGAGCGCCGGCTCAACCATACCTCAGCCATCCACTTCCCGTGTGAGCGCCAACGGCCTGCGCTAAAGCGAGCTTTGGAAGTTGTAGTCCCCCGATTTCACCTCGAACACTGCCCGCCCCGGCTCGAACCGCAGCAGGCGCGCGCCCGCCGACTGGACGCCGGGCCTGCCGCTCTCGGTGACGTCATCTGCGCTCTTCGCCGGCACATAGACGGTCGCCGTGCTATTGACCGGCACGGTGATACGCCAACGAAACACCCCGTCTTTCCGCTGCCAATCGCTAACGATCAGCCCATAGGGTGCCCGGCGCGTCGCCTTCACGAACTGCAAGTCTCCCACCGGCTCGGGCCGCATGACGATGTGCTTGAAACCCGGCCTCTCCGGGTCGGGCTTGATGCCGGCAAGATTCTCGTAGAGCCAGATGCCCAGGTCGCCCACGAGCATGACGTGGTTGCCGGAATTCATCGCCGGGTCCGCGGTGTCGCCGTTCCAAAGCTCCCAGATTGTGGTGGCGCCCCTCTCGACCATGTAGCCCCAGCTCGGGTAAGTCTTCTGCGACGCGATCGCGTAGGCCACGTCGGCCCGGCCGCCGTCGGTCAGCACGCGCATCAGCCATTGCGCGCCGATCAGTCCGGTGCCGATGTGCCCGCGGGTCTCAACCGTGATCTTCCGCACCAGGGCGTCGAACAACCGTCCCCGTTCGTGCTCCGGGACCAGCCCGAAGGCCAGCGGCAACACACAGGAGGTTTGCGAGCCGTTGTCGTATTGACCCTCAGAGGCGCGGAAGAACTTGCGGTTGAACGCCTCCTTCATCGTCGCGGCCAACGTCTCGAACCGACGGGCGTCGTCAGTCTTGCCCAGCAGGGTCGCGTAGCGGGCCATCACTCGCGCGTCATGGTAGAAATAGGCTGTGGCGAGCAGCGCCTTGTCGGTCTTGCGCTTCGGGTCATTGGAATGAATCAGCTTGGGGTCCTCGGGCGGCACGCACCAGTCGCCGTAGGTATCGCGCGAGATAATGCCGTTAGTGACAAACCCGCTCATGTAGTCCACCCATTTCTTCGCGCTGGCGTAATGAGCCGCAATGATGCCCTCATCGGCATACATCTCGCGCATGGACTCCGGCAGCAGCACCGTGGTGCTGGGCCAGGTTACGTTGTCCGAGTAAATCGGCCAGTAGGCCGGGCACACATCGGGCACGCTGCCGCTTGCCTTTTGGGCGTCCGCCATGTCCTGCAGCCATTTGGTGTGAAATGCGGCGGTGTCGAACATGTACATCTCCCCCTTGGACTCGGCAGACCGGTCCCCCAGCCACCCCTGGCGCTCGTCCCGCTGCGGACAATCGGTCGCGATGCTCCGGTAGTTGCCGCTCACCCCCCACACGATGTTCCGGTAAATCTGATTCAGCAAAGGGTTGGAGCAGGTGAACTCTCCGGAGGTCGCCACATCATCGTGCACCACCCGTCCTTCAATTGCCGACAACGCCGGCTTGCCCGGATGGCCCGTCAACTCGACGAAGCGAAACCCGTGGTAAGTGAATCGCAGCTCGTACACTTCCGTCCCCCCGCCCTTCAACGTGTAAGTGTCGGTCACTTTCGCCCCGCGGATGTTATCCAGGTAGAGAGTGCCATCGGGCTTGAGCGTCTCGGCATGGCGCAGCTTGACCTCCGTCCCGCGGGGACCCGACACCTTAAGCCGGCACCAGCCGACCATGTTCTGGCCCAGGTCGTAAATCCACACGCCCGGCTTGGGCTCCGTGACAGACAACGGCTTGAGCGTCTCGACTACCCGGATCGGGTTGATCATCTGTGCCGCAAGCTCACCGCCCGGCGCCGCGACGGCCTGCGCCGGCTGCCAGTTCTTGTCGTCGAACCCGGCCCTGTCCCAGCCGGGCATTTCCTTGCGCGCATCGTAATCTTCACCATCATATTCGTTATTGGTCCGGATCGGTCCGTCGGTCGTGAGCTTCCAGGTTTTGTCGCTCACCACCTCTGCGCTTGTACCGTCCTGATACTCAATGTGCATCTGGAAGAGCAGCTTGGGAAACCCGTAGCCCGTGGTTCCGGTCGGCGCCTTTGAGCGCGGCGCGTAGAAACGGCCATTGCCCAAGAGGATGCCGACGGCATTTGCCCCTTTCTTCAGCTGCTTCGTCACGTCGAAGGTGATGTAGAACACTCGCTTGGTGTAATCCGTCAGCCCCGGCGACAGGACGTCATCTCCGATCTTCCGGCCATTGAGATAGAACTCGCTCAAACCGAGCCCGGAAACGTAAGCGACAGCGCGCCGGACTTTCTTCTCGACTGCAAACTCCCGGCGTAACATCCGCGCCGGCAACCGGCGGTCTTCCGGTCCGCTGATCTCGCCCCAAGGCGCCATGCCCGCCGATCCAAGCTGCTTTGCCGCCACCCAGCCGGCCTCGTCCAGGCCCGCATCCTTCCAGCCAGCCAATTCGCTTCTGCTGGCCTTCCAGCTTGAATCCGTCGCCACGACCAGCGGCCCTCCCTGGGAAAACTCGATCCGAAGCAAGCCCACCAGCCCGGCGGGGTTCGGGTCCGACCCGTCGTTGTGCACCGATACCGACAGCACGTTTTCGCCGGCCCGCAGTTCCTTGGTGACATCGAACTGGCTGGCAGCATGAAAGTCACTGGCGCCCCCGACCTTCTGGCCATTGATAAAGAACTCGCCACTGTTGTCCGCCGTAAACGACAGGCTCGCCCGCTTCACGACGCGATCTGCGGGGATTGCCAGGACCCGCCGGAAATACCGTGTGCCAACCGGCGCCGCCTTTTCAGGCTGGCCTTCGGGAAACCAAATCCACTGCGCCTGACCGAGCGGCTTGTTCGCGGCCTCGTTTTCGGCAGGTTCATCCCGTCCGATCCACTTCGCGTGCCAATCCGTTGGCCGCAGCAGGCCCATCGTCCAGCGCGCCGGTTCGCTCCAGGCCGAGGCCTTGCCTTGCTCGTCCCACACCCGCACCTTCCAGAAGCACTCCTGCCCGGAGATCAGCGGCTTGCCCGCGTAGCGCACCTGGATGGACTTGTCCGAAGCTACCTTACCGCTGTCCCACAAGTCACCCCCGCCCGCCTTCAACTCCCGCGCGCTGTTGGCGACCAGCACCTGGTAGCCGCTTTGGGCCTGGCCCCGCTCCGTCCGGTGGTCCGCGCTCAACAGCCAGCTCAGGCGCGGCTGCATCACGTCAATCCCCAACGGGTCTTCCAAGTACTCGCACCGTAATTGCCCAACAACCACCGCCGAAGCGCAAAAGGGCGCCAGTGCGACCGCCAAAATGACCACCAGGCTTCGCGCTAAATGCTGGTGGGTGGACATCATGCGCGTATTGGTCTGGAGCAGCAAAAATGAAGTCATAGGTCCATTTGGTTCACAATCTATTATGAGGCGAAGGTTCACATAACGGCAGGCACATGTCCAGCATCCACCAGCGCCATGTCCCCGAATTGTGCCTCAGACCTGAGCCAAAGCGCCAGGGAGCCACTGCGGACGAGTCCGCGTGAAAGACACTGCCAACTCCCGGACACTCACGAAACGACTCCCTGATTTCAGGTTCTGCAAGGAATTCCGGTAAACGCCAAGTGGGCTGTCAGCTGCACAGCCCGGAAGGCCCAGCCAGAGTCGTATCGGCCCTGCCAAACTGCAACCTGGTGTGTGTTTAGCGTAGCGCAGGCGTCCCCGCCTGCGGTTTGGCGCACCATCTCGGTGCGCGGTTGGAAACGCAGGGCGAGATGCCGCCGGCACCCGCAGGCGAGGACGCCTGCGCTACGCTAAACACATACGGCGAAACCCGCGCACTGTCCATTTTTGGGACAGTGATGCTGCCTGCCTGCCTTCTCCAGCCACCGCTGACCCCGGCACCCTGGGCTTGGCGTTACGGTGACACTACGGTGGTGCTACGGTGTGTATCCCATGGGGAGCGCTCCCCATGGGATACACACCGTAGCCCGACCACGCTAACAAGGCATCCTGCAGCCTACCGCAAGCCGACGCCAACGTGCGACCACCCGAACGGCGTCGGGCCCGTCTGGCGGGGGTGCTGGAGGTAATAAGGGGAGCCCGAGCCGGCGGATTACCATCAGAGATCGCCGTAAACCCGCGAAGAACCTCAGTCATCCACCTGTCAACCCCGTCATTCCGGCGTCAAGAAGATCCGGTCCACGTAGATCGCTTTGACTGCCTTGTTCCCTGCCGGCGCCACCCAGATGTCGCGGTTCACGTTGTTTTCAACTGTGCCCACGAGATAGGACCGGTAACCGGCGACCGTCTCATTGAGCAGCACCTTCAGGTCGGCTGGGTAGGTACGGGTCTGATTGTCGTACACCCCAGCGCCAAAGGCGATCCCATGCGACGTCACCCCTGGTTCCCTCTCCACCCGCACCACAGCATAGACCTTCCACTTGCCAGTCCGGGCCTTTAGCGGCAGCGCCTTGCCGGGAATCCGGAACGCCCATTCCTTATGCTTGCCTGGCATCCAGGCCGCGCGCCGATCCGAGGCCGCCGCATCCGGCCGAATTTCCGCAAACTCGCCCGGCTTGTGCAATCCAGCCACATTGTCCTGGAGGTCCACACAATGGCGGAGCTTCATCCCGCGCAGGTCCTCTGGCGGGGGAGCCCGAAGCAATCGCTTGGGCGGCGGCGGGCCGTTGGCGTCCGGCACGTCCGCCGCCACTCCCTGCAGAAAAGTATCCACCTGCAACCCCGGCTCGTTGAGCACCTTCACAACCGTCCAGTCCTTGCCTGGAACACCAGCGCACACCCGGCGAAACTCCTCCGCTGCGGCTTTTCGCGATCGCGGCCAAGGCCACGTCCCATTCTGCTCCCAGCATTCCCGCCGCAACGAAGTCCAGCGTTCCAGGCAGGCGAAGCGCACCGGCAGA
The Candidatus Paceibacterota bacterium DNA segment above includes these coding regions:
- a CDS encoding family 78 glycoside hydrolase catalytic domain — protein: MTSFLLLQTNTRMMSTHQHLARSLVVILAVALAPFCASAVVVGQLRCEYLEDPLGIDVMQPRLSWLLSADHRTERGQAQSGYQVLVANSARELKAGGGDLWDSGKVASDKSIQVRYAGKPLISGQECFWKVRVWDEQGKASAWSEPARWTMGLLRPTDWHAKWIGRDEPAENEAANKPLGQAQWIWFPEGQPEKAAPVGTRYFRRVLAIPADRVVKRASLSFTADNSGEFFINGQKVGGASDFHAASQFDVTKELRAGENVLSVSVHNDGSDPNPAGLVGLLRIEFSQGGPLVVATDSSWKASRSELAGWKDAGLDEAGWVAAKQLGSAGMAPWGEISGPEDRRLPARMLRREFAVEKKVRRAVAYVSGLGLSEFYLNGRKIGDDVLSPGLTDYTKRVFYITFDVTKQLKKGANAVGILLGNGRFYAPRSKAPTGTTGYGFPKLLFQMHIEYQDGTSAEVVSDKTWKLTTDGPIRTNNEYDGEDYDARKEMPGWDRAGFDDKNWQPAQAVAAPGGELAAQMINPIRVVETLKPLSVTEPKPGVWIYDLGQNMVGWCRLKVSGPRGTEVKLRHAETLKPDGTLYLDNIRGAKVTDTYTLKGGGTEVYELRFTYHGFRFVELTGHPGKPALSAIEGRVVHDDVATSGEFTCSNPLLNQIYRNIVWGVSGNYRSIATDCPQRDERQGWLGDRSAESKGEMYMFDTAAFHTKWLQDMADAQKASGSVPDVCPAYWPIYSDNVTWPSTTVLLPESMREMYADEGIIAAHYASAKKWVDYMSGFVTNGIISRDTYGDWCVPPEDPKLIHSNDPKRKTDKALLATAYFYHDARVMARYATLLGKTDDARRFETLAATMKEAFNRKFFRASEGQYDNGSQTSCVLPLAFGLVPEHERGRLFDALVRKITVETRGHIGTGLIGAQWLMRVLTDGGRADVAYAIASQKTYPSWGYMVERGATTIWELWNGDTADPAMNSGNHVMLVGDLGIWLYENLAGIKPDPERPGFKHIVMRPEPVGDLQFVKATRRAPYGLIVSDWQRKDGVFRWRITVPVNSTATVYVPAKSADDVTESGRPGVQSAGARLLRFEPGRAVFEVKSGDYNFQSSL